Below is a genomic region from Anoxybacillus flavithermus.
GGAGAAAAAGCCCAAATCCCGAATACATAGGTCATTCGGCAAAATCGTGTGCTGGGCATGATAGGCAAAACGGGCGTCCGAGTCATTGGCCGATTGAGCGCATAGTTGAAGACAGGCACCAGACAACAAGTCATATTCAAACTGAATTTTCGCTCCTGATGAGACGGAACCTCGGTAGTCCTCCCCGTAGTCGGCAGGAACCAAAAAACTGGTCGAATCCAAAATCCGCAAGCGAGTAAAACACGTCCGGTAGGTTTGGATGGTGGACCAAAGCAATGGGGGTTGTCGTTGGAGGAGAAGGAAAAACACTTCTCGCAAAAACGCCACGGCTCGCTCGGTAAAGCGCTGATTCAATCCTTCGCTGGACAGGGAACAGTCATGGCGGAGCGTGAGAGACGTACATAACCGTTGGAGTGATTGTTGTGCCAGTGAGCCATCTCCCCATGCACAAAGAGTCAAAAATGCTTCTGCCGTTAATGCTCGTTTTCGTTGGATAAATCCTGTTTCTTGAGCAAGATGAGTCAATGTCTCAGGCGAGAAAAGTTGGCGGATGGTTTTCATCCATGCTTGCATTTGATTTTCCATAGAAAAAATCCTTTCTAACGAAGAGTATTCGCTAGAAAGGATACCATATTTTTAACGGTGTACAAAGGCCCAAATTCTTAACTTGATGGCTATGTGGACGTCCCCGCATACTGGCTATCTATTTTGCTGGTCATAGTAGGTTGAACGGTCGACTTTGAGCATCCCAGCATTTTTGAATCGGATATTTTTTCAGTAAGTGAGGGCTCTTCTCTTTATTTATACAATTACGTAAAATCGCGGTTTCTAAGTCTTTCTCTTCCAATAGCTTCTTTAATTGCCTGTTTCCTTCTCCCAACTTTTTTACTTCTGGAAAAGAATGGGTCAATAAGACTTTTCCTGACTGGCCTCTTGACACTCTTTTATCCATCGTTAGACGAGATTGGGATCTAGATTATCCAATGTTTGATTCCTAAATTCTATATACATCCAATTTAAAATTTTAACCTCTGGTTCACGCAGCACACCCCATGCGACGTAACACTTCATCTAGATGTTGTAAGACGTACTGTTCAAAGCGAGTAATGGATTGGGCAATGTCGTTTTGATCCTTGTGAAAAACGTTGGCAATCACTTCATCTTTCAACCACTTCCACAGCCGTTCGATCGGGTTCAACTGTGGAGAATACGGCGGCAAAAAGATGAAATGAAACGCATCGCCTTCCTCGCCATCAAGAAAGGCTTGCACCATCTTGGCATGATGAATGCGCGCATTGTCTAACACAAGCACGAGGAATTGATCGGCATATTTCTCTTTCAATCGGCGCAAAAAGTCCAGGAACGTTTCGGCATTGGCAGATGAAGTACGATGGAAAACCACATCGCCTTGTTGAACATCGACGGCGCCAAAAATAGAAACGTGGGCATGGTGACCGTAGCTTGGCACTTGTTTTTGATTTCCTACTTCTGCCCATGTCGTACGTAGCGCTTGATAAGCACGAACATGTGTCTCATCCACATAAAACAGCATGGCATTCTCGGTAATTAGTTTTTTTTTATAAATTCAAGTTCTTTTTGAAAGGCAGCTTGACGCTTGGCGTCTCCTTTGACTAGCTTGTAAGTCGGACGTGTCCATGACAAACGAAGACGATGCAACAACTTACAAATGCCTTCACGTGACATCGAAACGCCATAGGTATGTTGAATGTAAGATTGTAAAATGCGCGTGTTCCATGATGAAGCGATGCCCCAGCCAGCATCCACAGGTGTGGTGGTTAACACGAGTTGTCTAATTTCTTGTTGTTGTTCTTCCGTAAGAAATGGCACGCGACCAGGTGGTAAGCGACGATCGAGTAGATGATCGAGCCCACCTTGATTAAAACGTGCAACGTAGAGGGCAACCGATTGACGGCATAGATTGACCATTTTCGCGACATCTTTACCGAGGTGACCTTCCATGACAAGACGAACAGCGGTCACCCGAACGCGAAGCGAAGCATCTTTGATTTTCCGTTCTTGTTTCCGAAGTGTTCGAGGTGTCCAACCGTGATCATTTGTGATTTTCAAACGTTTCATGCCAATTCCGCTCCTTTTGTATAGAAATATTTAGGAGCAGTATAGCCATGAAAAAAGGTGTTCATACAGAAGTCATCGTTTTAAAGTGCATGTATATAGCACTTCTTTCACCATCTATAATTCAAATTCTTTCAAATGTTTTCCTCTTTTCATGTATATTAAACGCCCCTTTATTTAGTCACTTCGATTATACAAAACTACTTTATCGATGGGGCTGACCCATAAGTGTCTGACCTCACGTGCATTTCACAATATACCGCTCATTTATCCAATGTTATGTCCTATATATTGTGTTGTGGGGTCTGACACTTTGCTTTTGGGTCAGCCCCAATATCTTAACTAACATACTCTATTAAGCTAAATCTAATTATTTTTTCAAAATGAGAGCAACAACAATTAAGCATACACCTAGAGATATACCATGAATAGTGTATATCCCCCATTGAGTATTATTTAGATTGAAGATATATTTTGGGGTAATATAATTTAAAATTGCTTGTGTTAAGATGTAGGTTACTACGCCTAGTACTATGGCCGATAACATTTTAAAAAATGTCATTAAAAAAACCTCTCCCTTACGTAATAATATATGCATGCAATGGCCCCACTAAATAAAGATAGAGAGATACCAAGAGTCAAATATTGTTTTTCATAAGTTAAATCGTTTTCCGCGGTTAGTAAGTAAAAACATAGAAATACAATTAAAGAGATACATACGACTTTACTAACCTTTAATTGTATTAAATTTTTTCTTTCGTCTTTTTTACCAAGTTTATAATTTAAAAAAACAATGGTGATTGTAGACAATATAAAAATTATTAATATAATCCCAACAAATACATTGAAATGACTTATATCATTTTCAATCCATAGATCAATTCTGTTGAGCATCATTTCCTCCTTCATGATAAGTAAAAATATCCTCAATACTGACATTAAAATATTTTGCTATTCGAAAGGCTAGTAATAGAGAAGGTACGTATTTATTTTTTTCCATTACTAATATAGTTTGTCTGGATACGCCCAGAACTTTTGCCAGCTCTTCCTGAGTTAACTTATTCAAAACACGATATTCATATACTTTATTAGTTATTTCATCATTTTTTTTTCATTTAATCATTCCCTTCCTTTATGACTTTACGATACTATATTTTACTAGTTAAACGTCAACGCTCAATTAATACTGGAGTAACAGGGGAATACTTAGCTAAAATGTTTTCTATATATAAATTGAAATAAAGGTTTTCTCCCGTTCCACGGTGAATAATAAAAAAAGAAAATAGGGGAACGGAGAGAAAACTATGATGCCAAATCACAAAGACGAGATCGAAAAGTTGTCCACTGCCATGAAAGAAGCAAAAAGTAAACGAGCATATGAACGCTACCAAGCGATTTATCTTCATTTGCAGGGGTACGCAAAAGAAGAAATCGCAACGATTACCGGTCGATCCAAAAAAACCGTTTATAACTATATCCATGCCTACACCCAGCGAGTTCTTGACGGACTAGAGATGAAATATTCACCCAGTGCTCCACGTCGATTGACCCCTGAACAAGAAAAAGAGCTGACTTGGATCATTGAACATCAGCTCCCCGTAGATGTTGGATTCGGAGCGAAATATAACTGGACGCTTGCGATAATCGCTGAACTCATTCAACAAAAGTGGGGGCCAACATACACGCTTCGCGGAACAAGTGACATTCTGCATCGGTTAGGGCTAAGCTATACGAAACCGACCTATACACTAGCCAATGCCGATGAAGAGAAACAAAAAGAATTCGTCGAAATCACCTTCCCTGAAGTAAAAAAAAACTGGTAGATGGGAACATCGCCCATGTCCTCTTTCGAGATGAGTCGATGATTCGTGATTACCAAGCGATTCAAAAAACATGGTTTGTCAAAGGAAAACAACGAATCATTCCGACGTTTGGAAAACATCAAGGGCTGAAGCTGATTGGCACGTTGAACTACGAAACAGGGGAAGTGTTTTGCATCGAAGAAGAACGCTATGACGCGGAAACATTTCTTCGATTTCTTCAACTTGTGTTAGAACGCTATCCCACAGGCAAAATAGTGATGATTTTAGATAACGCTCGAATTCACCATGCCAAACTCATTCAGCCATTTTTAAAAGAACACGAAGATCGGTTAGAGCTCGTCTTTTTGCCACCATACAGTCCGCAATTGAACTTGATTGAAGGGCTATGGAAATGGCTGAAATCAGACGTGATTTACAACGTGTTCTATTCGGGTGTGCAAGAAATTAGAAAGAATGTCCAAGCCTTTATTCAGCGAATCAACCAGAAACCAGAACAAACGATCGATCGTTTGTGTGTTCAGTTGTAAATCTTTAATTCAACTTATATAGATTGCAATATAGATACAGAAGGAAAATCGTTGCATACTGTTTTTGAATTATTTTTTACACTTCAATAAATTATCTGTTATCGCGGATTTTTAATAATCTTGTCTTAGTATTGAATATGTAGAAATAAAAAACAGAAATACAATGGAAAGCAAAGTTATAATATATTCCATACTGCTAAAATTATGAGATCCTATTTTTATAGGTAGAAAATATAGCGGTGTATACTCAATAATGTTGACTACTATATCAGGGAACATTTTACTATCAATAGCAGTCATTATTAAATTTGGTAAAAAAGATATAGAAAGCACAGCTATTACAAATAAAACCGTTACTTTTCTATAAAATGTACTAAAATAGAAGAAAAGTAATACATAAAAACTTGTAAAGAGGATGTAGTTAATTATACTTTTAAGATATAAATTGTCCGCGTTAATTTTTAAGTATTGTTCAGAACTAATAATTACCAAAGTACAAGTAATACCAAAAAGAAAACCAACATAAATGGCCCCTATAAACTTAGCAAAAAGATATTTTTTTCGATTCTCTTTTTTGTTAAACAGTAAAGTAAGAATTTCATTATGTATATCATCCGTAAATAATCGCATGGAAAGGATTACACATAAAATACTACCTAATAAAGCGTAAAAGGACGTAATATGATATATATTAAAAGGGCCGTTCAAATTTTTAATAGCATACGCAATCCCATATGCTGGAACGACTGATAAAAGCAAAGACAAATAGGTAAACCAACTAACATGAAGCTTTTTAATGTCAAACCAAACTAATTTTGAAGTTATCATTGTACTTATTATGCCCTCCCTTTTTTAGACAAATTAAAATAATAATCTTTTAAAGAATATAATTTTTTCTCAATATTCCTTGGAAAAATATTATGTTGCGCTAGCTTTTTTATAATAAATGAATAATCTTCGATGTATTCAATTGTTATATGCTGTTCATTAACAGATACAATCTTTACGTCATCCTTAATTAAAGAATGCGCATAATCGACTTCATCCTTAGAAAGAGATATTATAATTACTCCGGATTGGATTATTTGCTCTTTATCTGTAATATTTTTAATAAGACCATCTTCAATATAAACAATCGTATCGCTAACCATTTCTATATCTTCCAATTTATGACTGGAGATTAAAATTCCCATATTATATTGTTGTCCCAAACTTTTTACAATATTTAAAACATCTAGTGCCCCTTCGGGATCCATCCCATTCGTTGGTTCGTCGAGTATTAAATATTGAGGCTTTTTTAATAACGATATTGCTATTCCGAGTCTTTGCTTCATACCAAGCGAATATGTTTTAACCTTTTTGTTAATATAATCATTCATTTTGAGCGATTGTATAATAAAATCAATATATTCTTTGTCTACCTTTTTCATAAAAATTTCCGAAAAGTATATTAAATTATACATACCTGTAGCGTTAGGATAGGATTTAGGATGTTCTATTAAATAACCAATTACGGAGTCATTAGGAGTTTCAATTGTCCCTTCGTAGTGAACAATATTCCCACAAATGATCTTCATTAAAGTCGTTTTGCCTGCGCCATTTTTTCCCACTAGACCAACAATAGAACCTCTTTCCAAAGTTAGGTTAATGTTTTTTAAAGCCAGTTTTTCTTTGTACTTTTTTGTTACATTCTCTAACTTCAAAAATACCCCTCCTTACCAAATATCTGTATTTATAATGTAAAACAAACTTTGCAAAATGTAAAGTGAAATTTTACTTTTATGTAAATTTATTTGTTCATCACCGAAAGTCAGGGATGACCAAATTAACGCTCGGTTTCTAATCGAATGCACAGAAAGAAATGGGCCACGTCGTTTGATCAGTTTGATTTTATTATTCACTCCCTCCATCAGGCCGTTCGATAACGGTGATAGAATCGTGTCAATCATCGCTTTTTCACGTAGAACAAAGCGTTTGGCTATTTTCGATACAGCGCCAAAAACATGGGATTGATAACGTTTGATCCAGTCAGAAAATCGTCTTTTAACCTGTTTCACGGTCGTTGATTGAAACACATAACGAATGTGTTGTAAGGCTTGATAAAGATGGCGCGTGTGCTCATCTTCTGTTAACCATTGAGCGACAAACTGACGTTCTTCTTCTGTTAAACGGGTAGGTTTAGAAGACAAACACCGGTCGATCAACCGGAAGGGATGATGTTTTTTCTCTTCCCCTAAATACCGTCTACGTATTTTTAAAGCATCGGTGAAAAATTGGATAATATGAAAACGGTCCAACACATGAATCGCGTCTGGAAATACCGCTCCCACGGCTTTGGCGATGGCAGGTGCCAAGTCACTAACCACG
It encodes:
- a CDS encoding IS630 family transposase, which encodes MLFYVDETHVRAYQALRTTWAEVGNQKQVPSYGHHAHVSIFGAVDVQQGDVVFHRTSSANAETFLDFLRRLKEKYADQFLVLVLDNARIHHAKMVQAFLDGEEGDAFHFIFLPPYSPQLNPIERLWKWLKDEVIANVFHKDQNDIAQSITRFEQYVLQHLDEVLRRMGCAA
- a CDS encoding DNA-binding protein, which encodes MKRLKITNDHGWTPRTLRKQERKIKDASLRVRVTAVRLVMEGHLGKDVAKMVNLCRQSVALYVARFNQGGLDHLLDRRLPPGRVPFLTEEQQQEIRQLVLTTTPVDAGWGIASSWNTRILQSYIQHTYGVSMSREGICKLLHRLRLSWTRPTYKLVKGDAKRQAAFQKELEFIKKN
- a CDS encoding transcriptional regulator, translating into MTNKVYEYRVLNKLTQEELAKVLGVSRQTILVMEKNKYVPSLLLAFRIAKYFNVSIEDIFTYHEGGNDAQQN
- a CDS encoding ABC transporter permease is translated as MITSKLVWFDIKKLHVSWFTYLSLLLSVVPAYGIAYAIKNLNGPFNIYHITSFYALLGSILCVILSMRLFTDDIHNEILTLLFNKKENRKKYLFAKFIGAIYVGFLFGITCTLVIISSEQYLKINADNLYLKSIINYILFTSFYVLLFFYFSTFYRKVTVLFVIAVLSISFLPNLIMTAIDSKMFPDIVVNIIEYTPLYFLPIKIGSHNFSSMEYIITLLSIVFLFFISTYSILRQDY
- a CDS encoding DDE transposase; amino-acid sequence: MSPTNILLTLTISMPTDEEPTVFPIQPPPQCILCPLCQGKTSRHDKRRRRFRHGYAWHIGTLWIELEVPRQRCTSCDYTFTFDYGLGIIRSSTASFRREIVQRCHGRVLTDVARGYHLPYTTVERWFYRYVPEQLPDQTATRVCVDEFALRKGHHYATSVLNTDTGHVLAVVPHRDRDQDAMETALSLANGNVKAVVSDLAPAIAKAVGAVFPDAIHVLDRFHIIQFFTDALKIRRRYLGEEKKHHPFRLIDRCLSSKPTRLTEEERQFVAQWLTEDEHTRHLYQALQHIRYVFQSTTVKQVKRRFSDWIKRYQSHVFGAVSKIAKRFVLREKAMIDTILSPLSNGLMEGVNNKIKLIKRRGPFLSVHSIRNRALIWSSLTFGDEQINLHKSKISLYILQSLFYIINTDIW